aataatatattGGTAGGTGAAAAGCTAGATTATGAAATTTGTGATTTTCATGGACacctttgtctcttttcttttttccaaacttCACTCTACATATTCATTTATTGCACACACAAACCCCTATATAgacatatattcaaatatatgtgcatatatttatgtTTGTGCTCATACTTATGcttatatttacaaatacaaaCTTGATTAGAATTATGTatgccaaaatttaaaattaattaactcTGGGTTGGGTATAGAatttaaaacatgaatatatGTCCTAAATATGTAACTGTTCAATTAATTTCAAAACTACATAACAAAAAATGCCACAAAATAGCTGAACTTCAAAAAAGAGGAAATCCCTGAGAATTAGTGCTTTTATGGTGCCACTTGTTAGAAAAATCTCCTTGTGGCTCCCACATTTGCCTGCTATTGAAAACAACAGTATCCTGTATCTGACATTTTTCTTCCCAATTTATAATCAGTGGTTTTCAGggctttaaataaaattttatctaatCATTACATTTTGTGAACCAAATGTGAAAGACATTGATAAATGTCTTCTTGCTACTATTTAAGAACTTACACCCATCCTCAGCACTTTCCTCAGAGCCCCCAACACTTCCTTGTTCCGCAGACTGTAGATGATAGGATTCAACATGGGGGTGAGAATGTTGTAGCAAAGGGAGACAGCCTGGCTGTCCTGTGCTGAGTACAGTTTTGGAGGTATCATAAGGAGAAAGACCCCTGAACTCAAATAGAGGCTCACCACTGTGAGATGGGAGGAGCAGGTGGCCAGGGCTTTGCTTTGCCCTTCAGGGGAACGCATGTGAAggacatgcaaaaaaatgaggCTGTAGGAGGTCAGAATGAGCCCTAAGGGTATGAGGAGGAACACAATTCCTGTGACAAACATGATCATTTCATATGTAGAGGTGTCCTCGCAGGAGAGTTTCAGGATAGCTGGGACCTCACAGAAGAAATGGTGAATCTCCCTGGAGTCACAGAGAGGAAAGTGCATGACATACCCAGTGTGGGCCAAGGAATTTAGGAACCCCACCACCCAGGAGAGAGTGGCCATGTGCAGACAGGCTCTGGGATTCATGATGACTGAGTACCTCAGTGGGTTGCAGATGGCAACATAGCGATCATAGGACATCAAAGTCAAGAGCATGCATTCAGAACTTGCAATGGCTACATACAAGAGCATCTGTAGTCCACAGCCAATCCGTGAGATGGTTTTTCTCTGCATCCAGAAGTCAGTAACCATCTTAGGGATGGTGTTGGAGATGAGAATTAAGTCCATAGCAGAGAGATGGCTTAGAAGCAAGTACATGGGAGTGTGGAGTCGGGACTCCACCCAAATTAGTAGGATAAGGATGGTGTTTCCAGTGAGGGCGATGATATagctcaggaaaatgatggagatAAGAAAGCTTATACATCTCATATCAGGAAATAGTCCAAGGAGAATTAAATCTGTTGACGTGTCATTGCCTCTCCTCATGTCAATGATAGTGCTGAGGTAGTCTGTGGAAACCAGTTACAGTGTGAGGGATGGAAATTTTTTAATTGGCCATTTTATTTACATCAGTTTGTAAAAGCCCAATGCATCTCGAAGTCAAACCTAGGTAGTAGCCTAGATACATTTCTTTAGAAGTATGATGGTGCATTGCAAAGGCAAGGATTTCAGACAGAGAGATCAAGTTTCTGTGCAAACTAGATTAGttctttcatctctaaaatgatgGTGATAATAATGGTCACATATTGAGACAGTAAAGTCACTATGTCATGGTAAATGAAAATAAGTATtatattcctttccctctcctcaAGCTCTTTGTCTCTGTCATAATGAACATAACTTATTATTAGTTGGTTAGTACACTAAATTCAGGataaaataatattcaatttTGCATTCTTCATGAGCCCATTTGGAATCTTTCCTTGCACActatagatgttcaataaatatttgctttgtcTCACATGTATATCACTGCTTAGAGAAATATAATGAACGAttgttctgaaaaataaattgtttctatttctctataaACATGCAAAATGATTCATTGGTTATCATTATAGTAAATGTAtctattaatttttctctctctaaatttgACCAAACTATACCGTAAAATTCTTCATTGCTATGAATGTATATAACTGTCAAAACAATAACTACCATAATTTCCTACATGCAATGAATCTGCTTCTAGGATGATAAAAATCATTTGATTAATTTGGGTTAATTTTAATTAAGGCGAATATGAGCAAACCAAGCCTAGTTCTCCCATGTTTCTAAGTGAATTTATTATAATTACCCTAGCAGTATGTTACCTTTAGATAGTTTTTGATGCccagtttcctctttaaaatgatCTTATCTTCTACTTTGTTCCCTGCATAGTATGGCTCTTCATACAGGAGTGCGTTACCTAGCTAATTTGCTTGTGTAGAATTCATTATATTCTAAGCTTTCTTCTCTCAGTTGAGGAACTACCAATTTAATTGTGAATTGGTGTTGTCAATATTTTGGAAGTTAAATACTAGTTTGTGGGAGAGGACATGAATGTAGAAACAAACATGCAGATACTCAAGGGACAAAAGAATGATGGATCTGCCCTAAGGGAATTCAGCCCCTTgactttaattaatataaaatcatGGCATAACGACAtttactttcttccttccctAAAGTCTTTAGACAATATCTGTTAGATTATCTCAtggaatattttcagaaaaatgtacattttttccCATAGGTTTTCTTAAGCCATTCCCCACACTCCTCTCTCTTTGTAATCAAACACAAACACTCTCTCCATCCTCAGAAACCAAAATGTATAATAGTGTCTCATTTTCCTTACTTTATTAAATAATGCatgcattttaagtttttattttaatgttatgaAATAAATCAATAATCTTTATTATCCAGAGTATTCTGTTTATGCATCATTTATTTACCTTAAAGTATGGAGATGGAAAATAGAAATTTGATCTCTCTTCGATAGTTGCCATGTTGTTTTTACATTATCTATTAAATTTCAAGTCAATATCATGGACTTCTCTTGGATAGTGATAACTTAAAGTGAAACACCATTATGTGGATAAATGTTAAGATTTCTGAGAACATGATCTTTGCCttgaaatatgtgaaaattcttaTGATTAATAGATTCAAATGAGTTATAACTACGCCCATAGTgtgataattataaaaatatctaattaaccctcaaaaaataagaatatttgcaATGGAgtatttgtaaatggaatatttcaaAGGATAAGTGAATGTCTTTATGTTTATGCTTTTTGAATGGAAATGTCTATTTATAAGCTCAAACAGTGAAATAAAGTGAATATGGTAGATTTTGCCTTTATTATTTACTCAGTAGTGGGAACAGATGAATTTTGAGGTATTCTATTATtcataagagaaaaatgatttctcCTCTTTGAGTAGATGAGTCTGTTGAAATTACATGTTGATGTAATTAACACTTATTAAGAAACTCATATCTGCTCATAGAAATATGTGACTAATGATTAAATTTGCAGAAATAGTAACCCCAATTCCTCCATTGCATCACTACAACTTCACATGGTttataaaagtacattttaatacgATTTTTtatgaatagatttaaaaaattaaatccttAGTCTAGTCAAACAAATGTACAAACCATGGATATGATGAACTGATTTCAGACATCATTAATATTCTCACACTGTTATTGATTCATACAATTCATGTACCATTGGGAGTTAGACAAGAAACAATGAGTCACATTAATCAGGAAATAATGCAGTATGTAAGAAGGTGGATATTTACAATGGCTCCCTGAAAAATctgttctttatttctccttGCCATCCTGTCTCAGTTTCTCAAGGACAGCACTCCATCTGTGGCaactgtcttctttctcttcaactaTACCAAATTATCTCTTAAGTCACCTGTCTTAAAATAACATATCTCCCTGTCTCCTAGCCTGTCTAgctattgtctatttttttacCTAAATTCTTAGAAAACTTCTAAACAATTGTCCACAGTTGTTTTCTCCATCTCTTCATTTCCTGTTTGCTTTTCTTACTGCTCCAGTAAGACTCCCTGCCCTTAAACCCCATGCACCTCTACAGTGTCAAACACCTGAGCTGAATCCTTCCTGCTTCAGTGTGATGGTTGGGGGTTTAgcaaagatcatgttcttaaatctaattcttTCCTATTGTTACAGACCCATTGTGGGAGagaccttttgatcaggttatttcagttgaggcatgtcTCGGGTGGGTGCTGATCCTCTTCATCAGAAACTAAGAGgcacagaaactgtgagagaaGGGTGCATGCAAAAGctcaaagagaaagccactgaagccagaagctggaagcaatgaaacctgtgAGAGATGAGAAACCCACAGATAGTGActgtaaggtttaggaggcaaaagagagaagaggcagaccaagaaaccttagagtgagcgagtttattcctgCGCTCCTGGGCAGGgctcacagaactccaggtagggagttgtgagctcACTGCTGGGTCTTGGTGTGGGCGTTTTTAAGCAAGGGGCTTAGGTGACATCTAGAAGGGgcagcacattttacacagctcaagtcatggtgaccttccctgttccccccacctaacattccagcctttttgtgataatagggcgcCGAGATCTTTCTGACTACTTCCTGATGCATTGGGGCAGCGTGGGGTTATAGTCTGGAACTGTCATAGTTAGGAGAGTAGGGAGGttggctgtaggaatctggtgaggaagacAGGTGGTGATAATGTtgtaggagcatttggttgattgCCACCGGTGACAGTTCTTTTATGCATACTTGAAGGAAGTTAGGGAGACAGGGAGctgggagaaagaaaagacaggttAGAATAATTGGTCCTAGTAGCAggaggagccatgtcaccagGGGTGAAGAGAACCAGGTTAGGGTAGAGTTGCTTCCCTGTTTTCTATGGTAGAGatcttcttttagtttgtttagggtgtgaACATTTTGTTCTACTGGacccttgccatgtgacagaggagcccaggaccccCAGGAACtaatctttggggagaaagtatcatCTGCTGATAGCttgatttggagattttcatgacTTCAGAACTTTAAGCTTGAAAGCTAATGAATTCACTttataaaagacaacccatttctggtatttcagCAAATTTGGTAAACCAAAACAGTGTTTGTTATTGTTGACCAAGCCCTCCTCGTTAAAACACTGTTTCCTCTTGGTTTATGAGACACTTTTGCTCTCTCACTGGTAacatttctttgtctccttttgtaagaattcgagagttttgtcacacaaaggaggactccaagagacgttctctcatgcaacacgcaaggggtttatttaccacacatgcgtggggctcactgaacacacaGGAACAGAGTGCCccaagcctgggtttggggaagcttttaaggggtaggaggaggggggtgatggtcgagcatgggtcacaggtgctgcttcatgcaagaagcagataacaaacattttgcaagaagcagataacaaacattttgcaagaagcagataaaaaTTTTcccgcatgagtcatgggagctgcttcatgcaagaagcagctgtcttgttgtgcaaaactcccttactcatccttctcagttgcattcttagataaacttcctctggcagttacaaccttgcataaccaaggcagcagataaccttgtataaccaaggcagcagataaccttgcataaccaaggcagcagataaccgcccctgggaagttccgggttgtttttcttagcctgatggggcccataactcttttctttacaattcttaactcatgccaaatgcatagcagtgaatataaaatgacacaaatgcttttgctgaatatttctatcattcagaagctaaaataaatgtaaatagctaaattaagcaagaaaaattagctactgttaaactttataaaatccttctttacacttTGATAACTACTATATTATACAATCTCTACTGATCCTAAAACCATGTGATAACTTCATATATCTTTAAATATCTCTATACCAGTGCCTCACACATTTGTATTTCCAGTTTTGATCCTTCCCTGAGCTAATGAATGAATTTACTGAAGTAGCTACTGACATCTCTCCTAAAATGAGTAATAGGCAGCTGAAATTTCACTTGGCCAAAACACAACACTTAATAAATGCTCACCCAAAAGCTGTTCCTCATACAGTATTATCTATGTTAATAAAAGTACCATTATCCTCCCAATTATATAGGCCATTATCTAAGGGCAATTATTAGAATTTTCTGAATTTCACTCCgcatttacagttctttggattCTGCCACCAAAACATATTTcaattcaaaatgtttttcttcatatCCGCgacaattatttttctcattacagCCACCATCATTTCGTTGgaatgtttcctcatttgtgcCTTAActgtttttcctattttcattttAGACACTTCTAACTAATTCTCTGCAGTTCTGAgtgatattttaaagataaaaaatcatATCATGTCATGAATTCGTCTAAAACCACAAATGATTTCCATCATGCTTAAAAAAATCCAGATGTCTTTCCCAATTGATGGTATTCTAAAAAGACAGCATTGTCAATTTTTGAGAAATAGACCTCAAATAGTGAATCTCATTGACCCTTTCTCATAACTTCtcctttttggatttcagaataATCTTTTTAAATGAGTTCATCTTCAATCAAAATTTGCCTCAATATTGAGAACTAAAATTCTGCCATTcatattaaattgttttctttatggTTCTAGATGAGTTCTGCTTAATTATTTGAcagaaaaacataaattattGATGAATAGTGAAAGTGCAATAGAAATCCAACTGAAAGAGCTAATCAAGCAATGCAAGAATGAAtagagaggtggggcaagatagtggtttagtgaggtgtggaatttagtttgttctccagagcagctagtaaatagccaggaacagtacagaacaactgctgagacTATATAAGTGACCCAACACGCACATACACCAATCTGGATAAGCTGGACTGGTTGGcctccacacagaactgtaagtcccccaagccacagaggccctTGCCCTGCCCATACAGCCACAATAGGTCGATTCCCTGAGGATAAAGAGACTTAACTaacagcaagggcttagctcaaccaagatCCAGTTGCTGAATTAACAGATTTTGACAACTGAAAATAGGCCcgcagcacagataaacctggataAACACTAAAGGAACTAAGAGCTCTATCCCCAGCAAAGAGGGTGCAgggttgattaaaaaaaaaaaagcagaggctttttgagtcagacaacacaaaatactggataagggctggaccctaaaaaagggaGCACATGGAGCCTGGAGAatcatagagccacataccaacttaagctcttgattgacaaacctgaggagaggggttcctgctctgaaaatgatttttgtgtgtgtgtgtgtgttttgaactacttaacagctcattaaaCAGAACTGGAGGCCCtttcaggcttcagcactgcctcaggcaagggcagaattaagtttgtctAAGAGACAGAGTaattagtcaggtgaaaggagttaatacCTTAAaggctgtaccttctccaagaaaAAGGTGGGGCCCAGTTGAAGTGAAatacctccctcaaggaattcaggccccaggactagaactgaagcaattaatgccaacctacaaaCTCACCTGTGTCTCAACCActcccccagcaggaagagtcagCTGAAGTtcaaggcaccacatcactttatgctggtggaaaGCCATAGGCAGAGAAGTACAACATGCTTGGCAGgacaagaaaagcacagagtctagaggcttcatacaAATGTCTGCCAAtgtactgggtctcaccctcagggaaaattgatgcaggtgactctttcctctctAGAGGAGGCCAGCATGGCCTGGGAagatctgactggagtctataacatctgaggagaccctcctcaaaaaaaaaaaaaaagactccatataagcagggcaaaaaccagaaaaacaagaactgaaaaattctgatcagttaaacagactCCAtggtagaggtctagaataagttgaactgaatgtcaaagaacagatagagaaaaaagccatccagcaagaaaatgctgcttaaaagagtgaaaacaatctccagaataaactaattaaggaaatcaaatacctagatgccagcaaaaaataactagTCATAcaaggaaatttgaaaatatagcccaatcaaaggaagaagtcaacaattcaaatgagatacaggagttgaaacaactgattCAGGAcgttcaaacagacatgaaaatctcagcaaaaatcaaatcaatgagttcaggagggtataaagaaggcattgggtgaacaaaaggaagaaatcaaaagtttgaaaaaaaacaaatgcagaatttatgggaatgtaagacacaacagaagagatgaaaataacaatggaaacctacaataatagATACAAAATGTCTGGAGAAAGgaatagtgaactagaggactggacatctgaaatccgacacacaaaagaaaatctagggaaaaggatggaaaaatatgagcacgggtctcaggaaattgaataacaagatgaagtgcatgaatatgcatgttATGGGTGtaggagagaaaaggaggagaaagactaatagaggaaataatcactgagaagTTCCCATCcctaatgaaagacataaaatgacaaattcaAGAAGTTTAGTGTActgcaaacagaatagatccgATTAGACATACACCAAAGATACAAATTAATCAGATCGTCAAATATCAAAGtgaaacagagaattttgaaaacagcaagagaaaaacagtccatgATATACAAGCTAAGCCCAGTAAGACTacttgtggatttctcagcaggaaccatggaagtaagaaggcagtgatatgatatatttaagattctaaaagaggaaaactgcctgCCAAAAATTCTATACattgcaaaattgtccttcaaaaatgaaggagagatgaaaacaatcaatgagagaatttgtcaccaagtgaccagctctacaagaaatgcaaaagggagcactacatggagataggaaaagacaggcgCGAGGTCTGCAGAAGAGTGTGGAAACGGAGACTTATAGTAAagacaaaaagatttttaaaaattaggtatgacataaaaaatccaaaaggtaaaatggtagaagaaagtactgccattacagtaataacactaaatgttaatgcagTAAACTCcctcaaaagacatagattggcagaatggattgaataACAACTCCCATTTATGTGCTGTCTATGGAAACTCATTTAAGCtacaaggacaaaaatagtttgaaagtggaaggttgggaaactatatttcatgcaaacagcaatcagaaaagagcaggagtagctatgctaatatctgacaaattactcttcaaatgtaaacaaaaaaagagacaagagggacactatgtattaataaaaggaacaattcaacaagaagacatagcaatcataaatatctatgcaccaagccagagtgcttcaaaatacatgaggcaaacatgcATAACACTGAGGGGAGAAATAGACAACCCTGCCATAATAgttgagacttcaattccctgctctcatcagtggatagaacatctagacagaggatcaataaagaaagagacaatttgaataatacaataaatgaactagatttaacaggaATTTAGAGACCGTTATACTCCACAACAACAGGATGCACATGTTTCTCATGCTTACatatcattctcaaggatagcacacatgctaggtcacaaagcaagtcacaatagattaaaaaaaaagattgaaatcgtacAAAACACTTTAAGcataatggaatgaatttggaaatcaataacaggcagagtgccagataattaaaaaatatgtagagGCTAAATAAAACACCatttaacaaccagtgggtcaaggaagaaactacaagagaaatcagcaaatatctcaagggaaatgaaaatacaacacattgaagcttatgggatgcagcaaagacagtgataagagggtaatttattgccttaaatgcctatattaaaaaagaagaaagagcaaaaattgaggaattaacagttcacttgaaagaactaaagtaggaacagaaaaataatcccaaagcaatcaaagattagagcacaaagaaatgaatttgagaacatgaaaacaattgagaaaatcaacaaaaccagaagttagttttttgagagaatataaaaattatggactcttagctaggttgacaaatagaaaaagagaaaggatgaaaactaataaaaacaaatggaagagaagacataaccactgaccctttggaaataaaagaggtaatgaaaggatactatgagcctGTATAGATTAATTAACTggaaaatgtacatgaaatggacaacttcccagaaagtCATAAGCAATCAaaaatgactcaagaaaaaatagacatcaacaaacaaatcacaagtaaagtgattgaatcagtcatcaaaacactctcaaaaaagaaaagtctgggaCCCGATgcctttacatgtgaattctaccaagcattcaggaATGAATTAGTACctgtcctgctcaaactcttcaaaaaaactgaagaggagggagggaaagcttctgaactcattctataaagccaacatcaccctcatacctaagccagacaaaaaatactacaagaaaagaaatttatagaccagtctctctaatgaatatagagatgcaaaaatccgcaACAAAAAATttgcaaatggaatccagcaacacattaaaagaattatgaaccacaaccaagtgggatttattccagatatgcaaggatggttcaacataagaaaatccattaatgtaatatatcatatcaaCAATTTAGAGCAGAAAAACACATTATCACGTCAAATGGTGCAGAAAAGGTATAGGaagaaattcaacatcctttcttgatgaaaacacttcaaaggatgggaattcaagagaactttctcaacatgaaaaaaggaatataaaaaaacccacagctaacatcatcctcaatggggaaagactgaaagtttttaccttaaaatcaggaacaagacaaggatgcctactgtcacaattgttgttcaacattgtgctggaagttctagctagagcaattagataagaaaaagaaataaatggcatccaaattggaaagaagaaataaaactctcattgtttgcagatgaaatgatgcTACAtgttgaaaatccagaaatatccacaaaaaactctcactgtttgcagatgacaggatGCTACAtgttgaaaatccagaaatatccacaggaaagctactagagctaacaaatgagtacagaaaagtggcaggacacaagatcaacacccctaTATCACCAGAGTTTCTATAacctagtaatgagcaatctgaggaggaaatcaagaaaaaatttcacttataatagcaactgaaagaatcaaatatttaggaataaactcaattaaggatacaaaaggcctatacacaaaaaactacaagaaattgctgaagGAAATATAAAACATGTTCAAtgaaatgaaagtatttttttcaatTCAACATATGCCATGGCAACTTCAATTTTTGCAGTGAAGATCCATCTGTGATTACTTCCAAAttctttctgtgaaaattttctttgaaaattcattgatttatttcttttcaggTTTCTATAATTATGATCACATTACAATACAATCACTTAAACATTCCAATCCAATCAACAAATATCCACACATCGGGTCTTTCACACTTATGTAGCCTCCATCTCCTCCAAGAGGAAATCCAAAAATCCACCCTGTGGCCTCATCCAAGAGCCCTTTCTTGATTCAGCCTCGGTGGGAATTTCCCATCATTTGCCCCATTCTTCCCCATAGGTTTTGCTGAATGATAATGATTTATTGGTTCATTCCTAAGGAAACCATCATCCTTTGTCCCTGGTGTTCACTTGCACAGATTTCCCCACTACTTATGTTCCATTGCAGACACACCTCTACGTCTTTCAAATATTCCCTCAATGCTGCTTCTCTCTGAATGTTCTGCAAACTTACAAAGAAATTTGTTCTCCCAATCCCCATAGCAATAGTATCTTGTTCCATCAGAGCCTTAACCCTTTTTAGTGTTATTATTTACTTCTGTCCCTTTctcactagactgtgagctcttttatggcttttctgtctttttatcccTAGTATTTTGTTAAGTTACAGGTTTTGCAAAATGTTTAATATGTGCTTTTATGGTCTATGtccatacaatttttaaatatcgACATTTCATCCATCTTTTTCTGCAAAGTACTTGGAACACAATTTCATGAAAGTTTTTATGTCTATAAAATAATATAGttcataaaaataagttttaaagatGTAATAGTCATAATAATGCACACTGCTactttaattttgcttttatttagcTTTGCATGATAGTTTTCCTAAATTGATCTTAGAAAGTTAAGATCCTGCTCTCCATATACTGCTGAAAACTTAGAGTAGTGAAATCTAGATACAGTGTATTAAGATGTGAATTCAAATTAGATGTAGTATTTGTTAGTGGACTTGGAAAAATATTGTAGTAttaaaaagagacaaatattttgcctattattaacatttgccttagtgtgttacctttgttacaatgggtgaaatgttaatattataattatattattgacCATAATTTACACTAGCAGTCAGTCTTTGGGATTTACTCTTCTATTCTGGTAACACActtagaaattaaatttaaacattaTAGCCATTTTACAGTGTGcaatttttgttgttaattttgttcaaaataattGCTACCATCATAGTCATATAttcccaaacttttccatcaccccaaatagaagtTCTATATGAATTAGGGATAGATTACAGCTCCTTACCCCCAGTCCAGCCAGTGGTAACCCATATTCTTATTTCAGACTCtgagaatttgcttattttagttatttcatattagtgagatgatggcttatttcactcaatacaaTATGTTCGAACTTCATCCAAGCATTCTTGTATTAGAAATTCAgttttttatggctggataaatTCTAGTGcttgtatacaccacaatttgtttgtctattcatctgtttataaatttagatttcttcctttttttggcaattttgaataaagGCTCTATCAATATAgttgtgcaaatttctgtttgatATCCTGCTTTCCTAAGTTGGTAATACCTATATGTGGGGTTGCCAGGTCATAGAGTCATTCTATACTTCACTTTATAAAGAACCTTCAAAtgacaaactttttctataaCAGCTACAACATTTTTTCATGCCCAACAACAGTGAAAATGTGTTCCaattttccacattctctcttattatttttcttttttatagtagCCACTCTAGtcagtgtgaaatgatattttattttcattgtgattttcaCACCATAATgtctaatga
This region of Tamandua tetradactyla isolate mTamTet1 chromosome 20, mTamTet1.pri, whole genome shotgun sequence genomic DNA includes:
- the LOC143664870 gene encoding olfactory receptor 2T2-like, which produces MRRGNDTSTDLILLGLFPDMRCISFLISIIFLSYIIALTGNTILILLIWVESRLHTPMYLLLSHLSAMDLILISNTIPKMVTDFWMQRKTISRIGCGLQMLLYVAIASSECMLLTLMSYDRYVAICNPLRYSVIMNPRACLHMATLSWVVGFLNSLAHTGYVMHFPLCDSREIHHFFCEVPAILKLSCEDTSTYEMIMFVTGIVFLLIPLGLILTSYSLIFLHVLHMRSPEGQSKALATCSSHLTVVSLYLSSGVFLLMIPPKLYSAQDSQAVSLCYNILTPMLNPIIYSLRNKEVLGALRKVLRMGVSS